A segment of the Pristis pectinata isolate sPriPec2 unplaced genomic scaffold, sPriPec2.1.pri scaffold_221_arrow_ctg1, whole genome shotgun sequence genome:
agtcatCCCACCTGCTGACACAGCAGCGTGTTCATACTGGGGAGCgaccattctcctgctcaacgtgtggtaaGGGATTGGCTCACAtatccagcctgatgacgcaccagcAAGTTCATGCTGGGGAAAGGCCATTCTCATGCTCAGAGTGTGGGAAAGGCTTTGCTCAGTCAACCTCTTTGCTgacgcaccagagagttcacactggggagaggccttTCTCCTGCTCAACATGTGAGAAAGGATTCACTCGattatccagcctgatgacacaccagcaagttcacagcggggagaagccgtacacctgcttcgagtgtgggaagggattcactcagtcatctaGCCTGAtgagacaccagcgagttcacactagggagaggccgttctcctgctcaacgtgtgggaaaggattcactcagttatccagaCTGATAATACACCAGCGacttcacaccggggagaggccgtacacctgctccgagtgtgggaagggattctcTCATTCGTCcgatttgctgacacaccagagagttcacactggggagaagccgtacacctgctctgagtgtgggaagggattcactcagtcatctcaGCTGCTcatacaccagcgggttcacaccggggagaagccgtacacctgctccgagtgtgggaagggattcactcattcgaCGCATTTGTTGAGACACCAacaagttcacactggggagaagccgtacacctgctccaagtgcgggaagggattcactcagtcgtccggtctgatgacacaccagcgagttcacacaggggagaggccgttcatctgctcgacgtgtgggaagggattctgtCAGCCATCCTACTTgaagacacaccagcgagttcacaccagaGAGAGGCCCTTTACCTGCCCTACATGTGGGAAGGGATACACTACTTCATCCAGTCTGGTgaggcaccagcgagttcacactggggagaggccgtacatcTGCTCTGAttgcgggaagggattcagtgattcatcccatttgctgagacaccagcgagttcacaccggggagaagccgtacacctgctccgagtgtgggaagggattcaatcagttatccaacctgatgacacaccagcgaattcacactgcggagaaagattaaacatgctgtatACTCAAAATACAAGCATCATTGCTACTGAAATCTCGcgcaaattcacaagtgttgcaggtgttcatGGGGATCGGATTCTGTCGACGGTGCTGATCTCACCCAGCATTGAACCCTGGGTGATTGGGCACAGTTGATTTATAATCTCTTTAACTGAGCTggagttcaatgttctggatctgtgattaaaataaatcagttctgtttgaaacactttatctaaggcccttcctgtctctgcaatgcacacaatgaacagtagaaagagaggccattcagcccatctggtgccttccaatgtttctgctccacaccagcctcctcccatctcacccagtgtgaatattcagaggaatagagagatgcagcacagaaatgggccctttgactcactgagtcttcACTGACTATGCACAATGCAGGGAAATTGCTAGACGTGGCATCAGTCagagtgtcgtcccgaaatcaattttccccttctatctgctgtaagtaacacagtgccacgaggtcgattcgaacaaatacctttattagcagtgcaccgctaggagaattctcttcagcactcactgagagtcgcttcccgagttctctcctcACAGAGGGCAGAcaaacatttatacaggaattgtcacacaCAGCCCATGCAAATGGCACCGCGAGTTtcgtcaagctatagagatcccgagacagctatcacacctcttgtcttagtataattgagttataatcaaggctttcaaaggcaggtatcacccttcattgttcaaacCAAGctttcacctcgatgttaattacactcagtatcgccactgtCTGACATATCAGAATGGTCCATTACccaaaacaaaggcagttaacattccaacctaactactgggtcagcagcttgctagtccttgctaaagaaatataaatgcatatatatatatttttgtttaccagttatgggtatggttgcaattcttaacccttcacttcctcaagggGTCACTCATCTGAGATGATGAAGAATGTCTTCCCTTGAGAACGgagcatctctggaattctcggtGCCAGGGACTTGCAGAGACGGAGTTATTCAGTACATTCACGGTGGAGATGCACAAACATCTGAatgacaagggagttgcagagtgTGGGGAAAGAAGGGGAAAATGGTGTCTGAGGCCAGGGTCGGATCAGTGTGATCTTGGGTAATGGAGCGGCTGAAGTGGCCgacacctgctcctgtttcttgtggtttttctgttgttgtttttgagTATTACAACCTTAACAAGACTCAGGTCAGTCAAActtggtttccctttcataatcatctctctctctccattcctaTTATTCTCTGGGTACCTTTCAGATTCTCCATTTGATTGATCTCACACTAACCGGCCTACAGTTGTGTTTTCCCATTCCCTCCTCAAATACTGGGGGtgacatttgctgccttccaaacTGTGGGAAATGTTCTCAAATCTGCAGAATGTTGGAAGACGACAAAACTATTCGTCCACTGTTTCCCTCAGCACCTCATTCACACCCTGAGGACCCAGGTTATCAGCTCTGAATTTATCACCTTTACCTTCCTATTCATTCCTCCAGCTTTCATATTTTACTGATGATAATTTCATTGAGTTCCTCGTTCAGTCTGGACCTGTCGTATTTCTGTGAGGCATTTtctttcttctgtgaagacagatggAAAATATTTGGTTAACTTTCCCGCCATTTCCTTACACATCAATATAgtttctcctgtgtctctgtaagGGACCAACATTAACCTGAGCTCAGCTCTGTGTACACACATACAGTAGCTCTTCGAAtctatttttatgtttcttgtcaGACAactctcatattccactttgcctttctttatcaatgccTTGGCCCCCCCTTTGCTGAAATCTAACATTTTTCTAATCTGCAGGTTTACTGCTTTATCTTGGCAAAATGTTAAGCCTTTAATCTAACACTCTCATTAACTTCTCTTATTATCGACcacttttccttgtttttttttgcctgtaaACAATATATATTACATTTAAGGAATTAAAACTGTTTCCATGTTGTCCCTGCTTGTTTGCCATCATGTCCTTTCATGTTGTTTCCCAAATTATGctcctgttacgtaccagcaacaatagaaacacaacgagccatttGTAAGTGttaaaaagtatttcattaataactacttgtaataataagaaaagtaaaactgttagatattaaacattaaccccaaaactaataaactcaaaagtgtgtgtgtggcgaattcccaaaccccaagtctaggaatagttctcaaagttcagttcagcaagtcatatgGTCGAACgctgagcaaaggcttttgcagaaCCACAGTAGCTCGCAGAGAGAATGGACGGAAACATTTATGaattccacatgttccacgatggaaccaaacgacacctcagtcactgatgatctccatttgtTCCAAAGTAGCTGCCACACCGAAGGCATTCGATGCATGGCCGCCCACGGATACACCTGCCTTCCAGTACCGGTTAACGACAGAGTGCACTCCACTTTGATTGCTCCACAATTCCATACATGGATCGCAGTGACAGAtgcagctattgttcttcatccatggaCGGACGGACAGTCGGTCAGTCGGTCGACCAGAACAGGCATGCCAGCCGGTACGTAGCacgcacggacacacacacacacacacaccactatgctgcTGTCCAGGTGCcgtaaagggacattcaccaagtggCAACCCAGCTCGTAACACCCCTTGCTTCAGTAGTTAGATTGACGATCgtagttttagattgaactaaatcccttctgaatTTTTCTAAATCTGTCATAAAAACACCTTAACTACCAGatcattaattaaccctttcttatAACGAAGTAAAGTATGTAAAATAGCTGTCCTCTCATTAGTTTCTCAACACCCTGGTCTAGAAAACTTTATTATAGACTTTATGAATCCAC
Coding sequences within it:
- the LOC127567230 gene encoding zinc finger protein 239-like produces the protein MTHQQVHAGERPFSCSECGKGFAQSTSLLTHQRVHTGERPFSCSTCEKGFTRLSSLMTHQQVHSGEKPYTCFECGKGFTQSSSLMRHQRVHTRERPFSCSTCGKGFTQLSRLIIHQRLHTGERPYTCSECGKGFSHSSDLLTHQRVHTGEKPYTCSECGKGFTQSSQLLIHQRVHTGEKPYTCSECGKGFTHSTHLLRHQQVHTGEKPYTCSKCGKGFTQSSGLMTHQRVHTGERPFICSTCGKGFCQPSYLKTHQRVHTRERPFTCPTCGKGYTTSSSLVRHQRVHTGERPYICSDCGKGFSDSSHLLRHQRVHTGEKPYTCSECGKGFNQLSNLMTHQRIHTAEKD